The following are from one region of the Sphingomonas sp. J315 genome:
- a CDS encoding penicillin-binding protein activator, translated as MPPIRRRALLTALGSGLIVPSALVAGPSVFAADKVKRDKRPVALLLPLSGPRAALGHSMRQAVLLADSGPEITAYDTGGTPEGAALAARNALKAKAAMILGPVTAEELNAVTTEVARRVPVIAFTNNAVARGPGSFVFGITPAQVTSAVLRYARSRGVRSVVVVDDGSPWSVAAALAAGKMQSEVGLDVRSLTVVEGQPLPAAGDAPDAVLLPGSGEAVLAAARNLKGTGVQLLGTVQALDHRPSALEALDGAWIASPDPAAFGRFAGEYRSRHGDTPGALAALAFDAGGVVKTLRDKGSLDEAALLAETNYTCVTGNARFRSDGSVARELAILVAGAQGYAPVAVSLGA; from the coding sequence ATGCCGCCGATTCGACGCCGTGCGCTACTGACCGCTCTGGGATCGGGGCTGATAGTGCCGTCGGCATTGGTCGCTGGTCCCTCTGTCTTCGCGGCCGACAAGGTCAAGCGTGACAAGCGGCCGGTGGCGTTGCTGCTGCCCCTGTCGGGGCCGCGTGCCGCGCTGGGCCATAGCATGCGTCAGGCAGTGTTGCTCGCTGATTCTGGGCCGGAAATCACCGCTTATGATACCGGCGGGACGCCCGAGGGTGCGGCGCTGGCGGCGCGCAATGCGCTCAAAGCCAAGGCTGCAATGATCCTGGGGCCGGTGACTGCCGAGGAGCTCAACGCGGTGACGACGGAGGTGGCGCGGCGGGTGCCGGTGATCGCCTTTACCAATAACGCGGTCGCGCGCGGGCCAGGCAGTTTCGTGTTCGGGATCACCCCGGCCCAGGTGACCAGCGCGGTGCTGCGCTATGCCCGATCGCGCGGGGTGCGCAGTGTCGTGGTGGTCGATGACGGATCGCCGTGGAGCGTTGCGGCGGCGCTGGCGGCGGGGAAGATGCAGAGCGAGGTCGGGCTGGACGTGCGGTCGCTGACTGTGGTCGAGGGACAGCCTTTGCCGGCCGCAGGCGATGCGCCCGATGCGGTGTTGCTGCCGGGGAGCGGCGAAGCGGTGCTGGCGGCGGCGCGCAACCTGAAAGGGACCGGCGTGCAGCTGCTCGGCACGGTGCAGGCGCTCGACCACCGGCCTTCTGCGCTCGAGGCACTGGACGGTGCGTGGATCGCCAGCCCCGATCCGGCGGCGTTCGGACGCTTTGCGGGCGAATACCGATCGCGTCATGGCGATACGCCGGGGGCGCTGGCGGCGCTCGCCTTTGACGCGGGCGGGGTGGTCAAGACGTTACGCGACAAGGGGTCGCTGGACGAGGCGGCGCTGCTGGCGGAGACGAACTACACCTGCGTGACTGGCAATGCGCGGTTCCGGAGTGATGGCAGCGTGGCGCGCGAGCTGGCGATCCTGGTCGCCGGGGCACAGGGCTATGCACCGGTGGCGGTGAGCCTGGGGGCGTGA
- a CDS encoding type II secretion system protein M, whose amino-acid sequence MRIERSPTIDAALVRLQLWWSGLSPRERVLVGTLGAILAAAILVFGIVQPLQAARAEAIADIRSHETLAARVRAAGTLVAPGTQPRLSDGPPIEAAQVAASAAGLTVTLTPGGAGATGQVAEASYEAVVGWIATVERTTILRARRVEMTKGGAPGRVVASVEFGQ is encoded by the coding sequence ATGAGGATCGAACGTTCGCCGACCATCGACGCGGCGCTGGTGAGGCTCCAGCTGTGGTGGAGTGGCCTTAGCCCGCGCGAACGCGTGCTGGTCGGCACGCTGGGTGCGATCCTAGCGGCGGCGATCCTCGTCTTCGGCATTGTCCAGCCACTGCAGGCGGCACGGGCGGAGGCGATCGCCGATATCCGCAGCCATGAAACGCTGGCGGCGCGGGTGCGTGCCGCGGGGACGTTGGTTGCGCCGGGCACCCAGCCCAGGCTCAGCGACGGCCCGCCGATCGAGGCAGCACAGGTGGCAGCGAGCGCAGCGGGCCTTACCGTGACGCTTACCCCCGGCGGCGCGGGCGCGACCGGGCAGGTGGCCGAGGCCAGCTATGAAGCCGTGGTCGGCTGGATCGCGACGGTCGAGCGCACCACGATATTGCGCGCGCGGCGGGTCGAGATGACCAAGGGTGGCGCGCCCGGCCGGGTCGTCGCGAGCGTGGAGTTCGGCCAGTGA
- the gspD gene encoding type II secretion system secretin GspD, producing the protein MIRKTALALALAAMTAQPVVAAQADSADIVVNMRGVEIADVADQISRLTGRTLILDPAVKGSVTVTSATPLTSAGVWELFLSVLRANGFAAVRSGRAWRIVPAGNAVRDGGVSSRSASGQELVTRMIRLSNVPSAEAARVVRPLVASFGSVEPLAQPNAVVVTDYADNVRRVEAILRSLDGNGSGMSFATITLRNGSAPEVAQALQTVLGDAASGGARVAADARSNTIIVRGSPAAVADARRMAASLDAPGGATPMTRVFRLNYADAESVTEVLRGILGQESGTTNPVARSLSGSRSNPRSPTGVLGGLIASGGTSTAETAAAAATAATAQSAQLGQQQDATPQGFSTPEITVQPSPDINAVVVRGTPSAVAAIEALIDDLDVRRPQVLIEAAIAEITGEEAEALAVQLGTSGAVLSQVEGAGTSFGTAGPSLGAILTALGVPAGSILGQGLTGNVAIGNDFSILVQALGTSSKSNLLSTPQITTLDNKVGEFVVAQEVPFITGSILTDSSNVRPYTSVERKDVGITLKVLPRINAGDTIRLEVVQEASSIAATQLSQATDLITNRRAINTTVLADNGQTIVLGGLTSDDYGQIKSQVPILGDIPILGELFKGRRESRQKRTLFIFLKPTILRNGEDAAAIAKAKYARLRADELDLDKPSNLLLKPLAPRLTLEIDGIY; encoded by the coding sequence ATGATCCGCAAGACCGCACTCGCCCTCGCGCTCGCCGCCATGACCGCCCAGCCGGTTGTTGCCGCACAGGCCGACAGCGCCGACATCGTCGTCAACATGCGCGGGGTCGAGATCGCGGACGTCGCCGACCAGATTTCGCGCCTCACCGGTCGCACGCTGATCCTCGACCCGGCGGTCAAGGGCAGCGTCACGGTCACCTCCGCCACCCCGCTGACCTCGGCTGGCGTGTGGGAACTGTTCCTCTCCGTCCTGCGCGCCAATGGCTTCGCGGCGGTCCGCTCGGGCCGCGCGTGGCGCATCGTCCCCGCAGGCAACGCCGTCCGTGACGGCGGCGTCTCCTCGCGCTCCGCATCGGGGCAGGAACTGGTGACGCGGATGATCCGCCTGTCCAACGTGCCCAGCGCCGAGGCCGCCCGCGTCGTCCGCCCGCTGGTCGCCAGCTTCGGCAGCGTCGAACCGCTCGCCCAGCCCAACGCCGTGGTCGTCACGGACTATGCCGACAATGTCCGCCGCGTGGAGGCGATCCTGCGTTCGCTCGACGGCAATGGCAGCGGAATGAGCTTCGCCACCATTACGCTTCGCAACGGCAGCGCGCCCGAAGTGGCCCAGGCGCTCCAGACCGTGCTCGGCGACGCCGCATCGGGCGGCGCGCGGGTCGCGGCGGACGCCCGCAGCAACACGATCATCGTGCGCGGTTCGCCCGCCGCCGTCGCGGATGCGCGCCGCATGGCCGCTTCGCTCGACGCTCCGGGCGGCGCGACGCCGATGACCCGCGTGTTTCGCCTGAACTACGCCGACGCCGAGTCGGTGACCGAGGTACTGCGTGGCATCCTCGGCCAGGAATCGGGCACCACCAACCCCGTCGCCCGCAGCCTGTCGGGATCGCGCAGCAATCCGCGCAGCCCGACCGGCGTGCTCGGCGGCCTGATTGCCTCGGGCGGGACCAGCACGGCCGAAACCGCAGCCGCTGCTGCCACCGCCGCAACCGCGCAATCCGCACAGCTCGGCCAGCAGCAGGACGCGACGCCTCAGGGCTTCTCGACTCCCGAGATCACCGTACAGCCCTCCCCCGACATCAATGCCGTCGTCGTGCGCGGCACCCCCAGTGCAGTCGCAGCGATCGAAGCGTTGATCGACGATCTCGACGTCCGCCGCCCTCAGGTGCTGATCGAAGCGGCCATCGCCGAGATCACCGGCGAGGAGGCGGAGGCGCTCGCCGTCCAGCTCGGTACCAGCGGCGCGGTGCTCAGCCAGGTCGAAGGTGCGGGCACGTCGTTCGGGACCGCCGGCCCGTCGCTCGGCGCGATCCTCACCGCGTTGGGCGTTCCTGCCGGGTCGATCCTGGGCCAGGGGCTGACCGGCAACGTCGCGATCGGCAATGATTTCTCGATCCTGGTCCAGGCGCTCGGCACGTCGTCCAAGTCGAACCTGCTCTCGACGCCCCAGATCACCACGCTCGACAACAAGGTCGGCGAGTTCGTGGTGGCACAGGAAGTACCGTTCATCACCGGGTCGATCCTGACCGATTCCAGCAACGTGCGCCCCTATACCTCGGTCGAGCGCAAGGATGTCGGCATCACGCTCAAGGTGCTGCCGCGCATCAACGCCGGCGACACGATCCGGCTGGAAGTCGTACAGGAGGCATCGTCGATCGCCGCGACCCAGCTCAGCCAGGCGACCGACCTCATCACCAATCGCCGCGCGATCAACACCACCGTCCTCGCCGACAATGGCCAGACGATCGTGCTCGGCGGCCTGACCTCGGACGATTACGGCCAGATCAAGAGCCAGGTCCCGATCCTCGGCGACATCCCGATCCTGGGGGAATTGTTCAAGGGCCGCCGCGAGAGCCGCCAGAAGCGCACCCTGTTCATCTTCCTCAAGCCTACGATCCTGCGCAATGGCGAGGATGCGGCGGCGATAGCCAAGGCCAAATATGCGCGGCTGCGCGCCGATGAACTCGACCTCGACAAGCCCAGCAACCTGCTGCTCAAGCCGCTTGCACCACGCCTGACGCTGGAGATAGACGGGATCTACTGA
- a CDS encoding prepilin-type N-terminal cleavage/methylation domain-containing protein, with the protein MTLIEMLIVLVIIGVAAGGVALGVGAATRAPSVETEARRLALRLQAAADDAMIGDRIIAFTVEKDGYGFAAVGRDGSMAPLSDGLAFHRLPGGIAVELDVPPGDDGRRRRGQTAQRNDQQWRADLGRAL; encoded by the coding sequence ATGACGCTCATCGAAATGCTGATCGTGCTCGTCATCATCGGCGTTGCGGCGGGCGGAGTCGCGCTCGGCGTCGGTGCCGCGACCCGCGCGCCCTCGGTCGAGACGGAAGCCCGCCGCCTCGCCTTGCGTCTCCAGGCCGCCGCCGACGACGCCATGATCGGCGACCGCATCATCGCCTTCACCGTCGAAAAGGATGGATACGGGTTCGCCGCAGTCGGCCGAGACGGGTCGATGGCCCCCCTCTCCGATGGCCTGGCCTTTCATCGTCTGCCCGGCGGGATCGCGGTCGAACTCGACGTGCCCCCCGGTGATGATGGGCGTCGACGGCGCGGGCAAACCGCTCAACGCAACGATCAGCAATGGCGAGCAGATCTGGGTCGTGCACTATGA
- the gspG gene encoding type II secretion system major pseudopilin GspG — translation MRIVLKQFDDTVAVDAAKSKRPAVSHGEAGLTLLEMIVVLVIIAIVAGLVTMNVVGRPDQARVTTTKTNLVTLSSALTTYRLDNGQYPTTEQGLKALVEKPTTPPLPTAWPDGGYVKTDPVDAWGNPYSYSSTGSSFELKSLGRDGKPGGTDLDADLDSRDAATTPAKGG, via the coding sequence ATGCGCATAGTTTTGAAACAGTTCGATGACACCGTGGCAGTCGACGCCGCGAAGAGCAAGCGTCCGGCGGTGTCGCACGGCGAAGCGGGCCTTACCCTATTGGAGATGATCGTCGTCCTCGTCATCATCGCGATCGTCGCGGGGCTGGTGACGATGAATGTCGTCGGCCGACCCGATCAGGCGCGGGTGACGACGACCAAGACCAACCTCGTCACGCTTTCGAGCGCCCTGACCACCTATCGCCTCGACAATGGCCAATATCCGACGACCGAGCAGGGGCTGAAGGCACTGGTCGAAAAGCCCACCACCCCGCCGCTGCCGACAGCATGGCCCGATGGCGGCTATGTGAAGACCGATCCGGTCGACGCTTGGGGCAATCCCTACAGCTACAGCTCGACCGGCAGCAGCTTCGAGCTAAAGTCCCTCGGTCGCGACGGCAAGCCCGGCGGGACCGATCTCGACGCCGATCTGGATTCGCGCGACGCGGCGACGACGCCTGCCAAGGGCGGATAA
- a CDS encoding type II secretion system F family protein, with amino-acid sequence MAAFAYRAADRTGAQKKGVVEASSPAAARAMLRDQGLLPLAVEAAGERRSVGSIQLPRLGRSGMNARELATATRQIATLVGSDIPVEEALRLAASQSETQRVSAILMEVRGAILDGRSFASALSTHPKTFPEFYRASVAAGEASGKLTDVLGHLAHFVENRQANAQKLQLALLYPGLLATVSLGVIVLLLVYVIPDIVNVFVSRGTDLPLLTRVLIAVSGFLQDWGLYILIAGLIGIVLFNRWAAIPANKLRVHRGFTERWPFRRFSRQHNAARFAGSLATLVESAVPLVEALHAAAAVTPNLWVRDRALHVAARVREGISLRAAMAEAGVFPLMLTAIVASGEASGKLGPALSRAADELDRELDAVTTALVALVEPMVLLLMGGIVLMMVLAILLPIINLNDLVTL; translated from the coding sequence GTGGCCGCCTTCGCCTATCGCGCCGCCGACCGGACCGGCGCGCAGAAAAAGGGTGTCGTCGAGGCCTCGAGCCCCGCTGCGGCGCGCGCGATGCTGCGCGATCAGGGGCTGTTGCCGCTGGCGGTCGAGGCGGCGGGCGAACGGCGGTCGGTCGGGAGCATCCAGCTGCCCCGGCTCGGCCGCTCCGGCATGAATGCGCGCGAGTTGGCGACGGCAACGCGGCAGATTGCCACCCTGGTCGGATCGGACATTCCGGTCGAGGAAGCGCTGCGGCTCGCGGCGAGCCAGTCGGAAACGCAGCGCGTGTCGGCAATCCTGATGGAGGTGCGCGGCGCGATCCTCGACGGGCGCAGCTTTGCGAGCGCGCTGTCGACGCATCCCAAGACCTTTCCCGAATTCTACCGCGCATCGGTCGCGGCGGGGGAGGCGTCGGGGAAACTGACTGACGTGCTCGGCCACCTCGCGCATTTCGTCGAGAACCGTCAGGCAAATGCGCAGAAACTGCAGCTGGCACTGCTCTATCCCGGACTGCTGGCGACGGTGTCGCTGGGCGTGATCGTGCTGCTGCTGGTCTATGTCATCCCGGATATCGTCAATGTGTTCGTGTCGCGCGGGACCGATCTGCCGCTGCTGACCCGCGTGCTGATCGCGGTGTCGGGCTTTTTGCAGGATTGGGGGCTGTATATCCTGATCGCGGGATTGATCGGGATTGTCCTGTTCAACCGCTGGGCGGCAATCCCGGCGAACAAGTTGAGGGTGCATCGCGGCTTTACCGAGCGCTGGCCGTTCAGGCGCTTCTCCCGCCAGCATAACGCCGCGCGCTTCGCCGGGAGCCTCGCGACCCTGGTCGAAAGCGCGGTGCCGCTGGTCGAGGCGCTGCACGCCGCTGCAGCGGTGACGCCGAACCTGTGGGTGCGCGATCGCGCACTCCATGTCGCGGCACGGGTGCGCGAAGGCATAAGCCTGCGCGCGGCGATGGCCGAAGCCGGGGTGTTCCCGCTGATGCTGACCGCGATCGTCGCCTCGGGTGAGGCATCGGGCAAGCTCGGCCCTGCGCTGTCGCGTGCCGCGGATGAACTCGACCGCGAGCTCGACGCGGTGACGACCGCGCTGGTGGCGCTGGTCGAGCCGATGGTGCTGCTGCTGATGGGCGGCATCGTGCTGATGATGGTGCTGGCGATCCTGCTGCCGATCATCAATCTGAACGATCTGGTGACGTTGTAA
- the gspL gene encoding type II secretion system protein GspL, whose product MEDRIADPIASVHIALGAEVAPRTYLVAVVRHAQMASWVEAAELGGLGHAAMVPDALALPLPEPGEWSAEATDGRVLVRSGDGTGFAMPSALIGSAWERAGRPRIWTTGPVPVGELPQSPWTGGGGGLAERLASPAIDLRQGPYARRATAGSSWRKRLAWIAAAGIAAHVVIAAADVVMLRVIAERRADDVRTAVAQAAPGANLSGDLEASVVGMLPVSGPPPGRLIPLVTAAARALAPLSSAVTARAMRFEGGTLVLDLEPGAPDLPDRIRAAFRAASVPAQISAGADGAIRVTVTA is encoded by the coding sequence ATCGAGGATCGCATCGCCGACCCGATCGCATCGGTCCATATCGCGCTGGGCGCCGAGGTGGCACCGCGAACCTATCTGGTCGCCGTGGTCCGCCATGCGCAGATGGCGAGCTGGGTCGAGGCGGCCGAGCTGGGCGGACTGGGGCATGCCGCGATGGTACCGGATGCATTGGCTTTGCCATTGCCGGAGCCGGGCGAATGGTCCGCCGAGGCGACCGATGGCCGCGTACTGGTGCGCAGCGGTGATGGCACGGGATTCGCGATGCCGAGCGCGCTGATCGGTTCGGCGTGGGAGCGGGCGGGGCGTCCGCGCATCTGGACCACCGGCCCGGTTCCGGTCGGCGAGCTGCCGCAGAGTCCTTGGACGGGTGGCGGCGGGGGGCTGGCCGAGCGGCTGGCGAGTCCCGCGATCGATTTGCGGCAAGGTCCTTATGCGCGCCGCGCGACGGCAGGGAGCAGCTGGAGAAAGCGCCTCGCGTGGATCGCGGCGGCGGGGATTGCGGCGCATGTCGTGATCGCGGCGGCGGATGTGGTGATGCTGCGGGTGATCGCGGAGCGGCGGGCCGACGATGTGCGCACCGCGGTTGCGCAGGCTGCGCCGGGGGCCAATCTGTCGGGCGATCTTGAGGCGAGCGTCGTCGGAATGCTGCCGGTATCGGGGCCACCGCCGGGTCGTCTCATCCCGCTTGTCACTGCCGCCGCGCGGGCGCTCGCGCCGCTGTCGAGTGCGGTGACCGCGCGGGCGATGCGGTTCGAGGGGGGCACGCTGGTGCTCGATCTCGAGCCCGGCGCGCCTGATCTGCCCGATCGCATCCGCGCGGCATTCCGCGCGGCGTCGGTTCCGGCGCAAATTTCGGCAGGGGCCGATGGTGCAATTCGCGTGACGGTGACGGCATGA
- the gspI gene encoding type II secretion system minor pseudopilin GspI, with the protein MKNEQGFSLIEALVALAVLAIATVGLVRAVESHVDSTRGLERRAAAMWVAENRLAELQLSDPAAAQGEVELLGQQWQVDVARTRTEDPAIDKVRIRVTPQGERSPLASLDGFVEGRRA; encoded by the coding sequence GTGAAGAACGAACAGGGCTTCTCGCTGATCGAGGCGCTGGTCGCGCTCGCGGTGCTCGCCATCGCCACCGTCGGCCTTGTCCGCGCGGTCGAGAGCCATGTCGACTCCACGCGCGGCCTCGAACGCCGCGCCGCCGCGATGTGGGTCGCGGAAAACCGCCTCGCCGAACTCCAGCTCTCCGACCCCGCCGCCGCGCAGGGCGAAGTCGAGCTGCTCGGCCAGCAATGGCAGGTCGATGTCGCCCGCACCCGCACCGAAGACCCCGCGATCGACAAGGTCCGCATTCGGGTCACGCCGCAGGGCGAACGCTCCCCGCTTGCATCGCTCGACGGCTTCGTCGAGGGCAGACGCGCATGA
- a CDS encoding type II secretion system protein N has product MIRFPDLSPRQARTTLDIVTTGVIVSVAIALAGLTWRIAGHASTGAVTVPSGARPVAVVTDVTPALAFAPFGKGSLTDAGQATALPLKLKGVFAAVPATLSVAYIEVGGEAAKPFRIGEAPGGGTIEGILRDRVILRVAGRIEYLAFPDPSLTADQQQAAAAPPPQPASAPQATPPESAAAAALAAMSPAPGGGMQVGANAPPGLQTGDVITSIGGTPLTSPASAASAFAAAQARGSVQVQITRDGKPVTLTIPTR; this is encoded by the coding sequence ATGATCCGATTCCCCGATCTTTCCCCGCGTCAGGCGCGCACCACGCTCGACATCGTGACGACGGGGGTAATCGTCTCGGTCGCGATCGCCCTCGCCGGGCTCACCTGGCGTATCGCGGGCCATGCCAGCACCGGCGCGGTCACTGTTCCGTCGGGCGCGCGCCCGGTCGCGGTGGTCACCGATGTCACCCCCGCCCTCGCCTTTGCCCCGTTCGGCAAGGGGTCGCTGACCGACGCGGGTCAGGCGACCGCGTTGCCGCTCAAGCTCAAGGGCGTGTTCGCAGCGGTCCCCGCCACCCTGTCGGTCGCCTATATCGAGGTCGGCGGTGAGGCCGCGAAGCCGTTCCGCATCGGCGAAGCCCCCGGCGGCGGCACGATCGAGGGGATCCTGCGCGACCGCGTGATCCTGCGCGTCGCGGGTCGGATCGAGTATCTCGCCTTCCCCGATCCGTCGCTGACCGCCGACCAGCAACAAGCTGCTGCCGCGCCTCCCCCGCAGCCCGCGTCGGCGCCCCAGGCAACGCCGCCCGAGAGCGCCGCGGCAGCGGCACTTGCCGCAATGAGCCCAGCGCCCGGTGGTGGAATGCAGGTCGGCGCCAACGCCCCGCCCGGCCTTCAGACCGGCGACGTCATCACCTCGATCGGCGGAACCCCGCTGACCAGCCCGGCCAGCGCAGCTTCCGCCTTCGCTGCGGCGCAAGCGCGCGGCTCCGTCCAAGTCCAGATCACCCGCGATGGAAAGCCCGTGACGCTGACCATCCCGACCCGCTAG
- a CDS encoding type II secretion system protein GspJ: MNAPMPSPRRRPGPLEASQDDPSGGPGLRRGDDGFTLLELIISLGLFALIAVAGLTLLNSVMTTQERTEGRLDRTAAIQRTMFVLQSDLDQITRGAVSGGGSNVAFTRVAAGMGGPPVPLRYAATGGALVRAAPQPQLLLTGVSGVRWRFLDGQRWVDRWPPNAERKDEWPRAVQVEMQLAGERGPQGTLRRVVALPVRPQDEPQ, encoded by the coding sequence GTGAACGCGCCTATGCCGTCGCCCCGGCGGAGGCCGGGGCCGCTAGAGGCATCGCAGGACGACCCATCGGGCGGCCCCGGCCTGCGCCGGGGCGACGATGGGTTTACGTTGCTCGAACTCATCATCTCGCTGGGGTTGTTCGCGCTGATCGCGGTGGCGGGGCTGACGTTGCTCAACAGCGTGATGACGACGCAGGAGCGGACCGAAGGGCGGCTCGACCGGACGGCGGCGATCCAGCGGACGATGTTCGTGCTGCAGAGCGACCTCGATCAGATTACGCGCGGCGCGGTGAGCGGTGGGGGGAGCAATGTCGCCTTTACGCGTGTCGCTGCGGGAATGGGCGGGCCGCCGGTGCCGCTGCGCTATGCCGCGACCGGGGGCGCCTTGGTCCGTGCCGCGCCGCAGCCGCAGCTGTTGCTGACGGGGGTGAGCGGCGTGCGCTGGCGCTTTCTCGACGGACAACGCTGGGTCGATCGCTGGCCGCCGAATGCGGAGCGCAAGGACGAGTGGCCGCGCGCGGTGCAGGTCGAGATGCAGCTGGCGGGTGAGCGCGGGCCGCAGGGGACGCTGCGTCGCGTGGTGGCGCTGCCGGTCCGGCCGCAGGATGAACCGCAATGA
- the gspE gene encoding type II secretion system ATPase GspE — MGVPTLPYSYARNHGVVLRVGTGGLECLHRSDAGLDALLEVQRIAPGIHFVAVADAEFDQALAASYSGSAGAAAELDLGGMDLAALADSAAAVDDLLDSRDDSPVIRLINALLLEAVKEGASDVHVETQEKRVVVRFRIDGVLRDKLEPRRELAPLLVSRIKVMAKLDIAEKRVPQDGRVTLRIGGHDVDARVSTIPTQHGERVVMRLLEKGSLKLDMEALGMSARDRAVFARLLERPHGMLLVTGPTGSGKTTSLYAALQRLNDRKRNIMTVEDPIEYELAGVAQTQVNARTGMTFARGLRAILRQDPDVIMVGEIRDQETAEVAVRSAMTGHFVLSTLHTNSAVGSVTRLIDMGVERYLLAPMLVGVAAQRLVRRLCPTCRTQDIASDADAALLGGALKAGDPVWRAVGCEACHGDGYRGRAGLYEVVAVDDVFQAMIHDGASEAEIEAHARRENPSLLDDGVDKVRSGVTTVEEVARVVRDEG; from the coding sequence ATGGGCGTGCCGACGCTTCCCTATAGCTATGCGCGCAACCATGGCGTGGTGCTGCGCGTGGGAACGGGCGGCTTGGAATGCCTCCACCGCAGCGATGCGGGGCTGGATGCATTGCTCGAGGTACAGCGGATCGCGCCCGGCATCCATTTCGTCGCGGTCGCCGACGCCGAGTTCGACCAGGCGCTCGCCGCCAGCTATTCGGGCAGCGCCGGGGCTGCGGCAGAACTGGACCTTGGCGGCATGGACCTTGCCGCGCTCGCCGACAGTGCGGCGGCGGTCGACGATCTGCTCGACTCGCGCGACGATTCACCGGTGATCCGCCTGATCAACGCGCTGTTGCTGGAGGCAGTGAAGGAAGGGGCTTCGGACGTGCATGTCGAGACGCAGGAAAAGCGTGTCGTCGTGCGCTTTCGCATCGACGGCGTGTTGCGCGACAAGCTCGAGCCGCGCCGCGAGCTCGCACCGCTGCTGGTCAGCCGGATCAAGGTGATGGCGAAGCTCGACATTGCCGAGAAGCGCGTGCCGCAGGACGGGCGCGTGACGCTGCGCATCGGCGGGCATGACGTTGACGCCCGTGTATCGACCATTCCGACCCAGCATGGCGAGCGGGTGGTGATGCGCTTGCTGGAGAAGGGCTCGCTCAAGCTCGACATGGAGGCGCTGGGGATGAGCGCGCGCGACCGGGCGGTGTTCGCGCGGTTGCTCGAACGGCCGCACGGGATGCTGCTGGTCACCGGTCCCACCGGGTCGGGCAAGACGACCAGCCTCTATGCCGCGCTCCAGCGGCTCAATGACCGCAAACGCAACATCATGACGGTGGAAGATCCCATCGAGTATGAACTTGCCGGGGTGGCGCAGACTCAGGTGAATGCGCGGACGGGCATGACGTTCGCGCGGGGACTACGCGCGATCCTGCGGCAGGACCCGGACGTTATCATGGTCGGCGAAATCCGCGATCAGGAGACCGCCGAGGTTGCGGTGCGATCGGCGATGACCGGGCATTTCGTGCTGTCGACGCTGCACACCAACAGCGCGGTCGGATCGGTCACGCGGCTGATCGACATGGGGGTCGAGCGCTACCTGCTCGCACCGATGCTGGTCGGTGTGGCGGCGCAGCGGCTGGTGCGGCGGCTGTGCCCCACTTGCCGGACACAGGATATCGCGAGCGATGCCGATGCGGCGCTGCTCGGCGGCGCGCTGAAGGCGGGCGACCCGGTGTGGCGTGCGGTCGGGTGCGAGGCATGCCATGGCGACGGCTATCGCGGGCGCGCTGGCCTGTACGAGGTGGTCGCGGTGGACGACGTGTTTCAGGCGATGATCCATGACGGCGCGTCGGAAGCGGAGATTGAGGCGCATGCGCGGCGCGAGAACCCGTCGCTGCTCGACGATGGCGTGGACAAGGTGAGGTCCGGGGTGACGACGGTCGAGGAAGTCGCGCGGGTGGTGAGGGACGAGGGCTAG
- the gspN gene encoding type II secretion system protein N: MVATMPASVFVKNRPWRTGVAGTVWNGEVGVSGGSKFEWHWAPLRSLTSLGFAADWTATGPDTDMGGRALAGFSSTVLDKVSGSSHAALLQALQPNLPFTCDMVMQLEFDRIAVGGSSQGIDGRLTTDAGTCTPKGGGAAVPVPPLLLTSEKIGTTTQIRLTPRTQRRQILMTATLSEDGQLTIRMTPEGARILPFAGLPAGASIAGEL, encoded by the coding sequence ATGGTCGCGACCATGCCCGCCAGCGTGTTCGTCAAGAACCGCCCGTGGCGCACCGGCGTCGCCGGAACGGTGTGGAATGGCGAGGTCGGCGTTTCGGGCGGCAGCAAGTTCGAGTGGCACTGGGCGCCGCTGCGCTCGCTCACCAGCCTCGGGTTCGCGGCGGACTGGACCGCGACCGGCCCCGATACCGACATGGGCGGTCGCGCGCTGGCGGGCTTCTCCAGCACCGTGCTCGACAAGGTCAGCGGCAGCAGCCACGCCGCGCTGCTTCAGGCGCTTCAGCCCAATCTCCCCTTCACCTGCGACATGGTCATGCAGCTCGAGTTCGACCGGATCGCGGTCGGCGGCTCCAGCCAGGGCATCGACGGCCGCCTCACCACCGACGCCGGCACCTGCACGCCCAAGGGCGGTGGCGCAGCAGTTCCCGTCCCCCCGCTACTGCTGACTTCCGAAAAGATCGGCACCACCACCCAGATCCGCCTCACCCCCCGCACCCAGCGTCGCCAGATCCTGATGACCGCGACGCTCAGCGAGGACGGCCAGCTCACGATCCGCATGACGCCCGAAGGCGCGCGCATCCTGCCCTTCGCCGGGCTACCCGCCGGGGCGAGCATCGCCGGGGAGCTTTAA